The following are encoded together in the Flavobacterium haoranii genome:
- the rfbA gene encoding glucose-1-phosphate thymidylyltransferase RfbA: MKGIILAGGSGTRLHPLTLAISKQLLPIYDKPMIYYPLSVLMLAGIREILIISTPHDLPNFIKLLGDGSQFGIKLSYAEQPSPDGLAQAFIIGKVFIGTDDVCLALGDNIFYGAGLKKLLTESVRKVQEQKQAVVFGYYIEDPERYGVAEFNETGKVLSIEEKPKNPKSNYAVVGLYFYPNSVVQVAEQVKPSDRGELEITSVNQQYLQEDNLQLQIMSRGFGWLDTGIHEALTEATEFVKAVEKRTGLKIACLEEVAFRMCYIDEKKFNSLHILNGKGSYSDY; the protein is encoded by the coding sequence ATGAAAGGTATCATCCTCGCTGGTGGCTCAGGAACTAGACTCCACCCACTCACATTAGCAATATCCAAACAATTGCTACCCATATACGATAAGCCGATGATTTATTATCCGCTTTCTGTATTGATGTTGGCAGGTATTAGAGAAATTTTGATTATTTCTACTCCGCATGATTTACCAAATTTCATCAAATTGTTAGGTGATGGGAGTCAGTTTGGCATCAAACTTTCCTATGCAGAGCAGCCTTCACCAGATGGTTTGGCGCAAGCTTTTATTATAGGCAAAGTATTTATTGGCACTGATGATGTATGTTTGGCGTTAGGAGACAATATTTTCTATGGTGCTGGGCTTAAAAAATTACTTACCGAATCTGTACGAAAAGTACAAGAGCAAAAGCAAGCCGTCGTGTTTGGTTATTACATTGAAGACCCAGAGCGTTATGGAGTGGCTGAGTTTAATGAAACGGGTAAAGTTTTAAGTATAGAAGAAAAGCCCAAAAATCCAAAATCCAATTACGCAGTAGTAGGCTTGTACTTTTATCCAAATTCGGTTGTGCAAGTGGCAGAACAAGTAAAACCCTCTGATCGGGGTGAGCTTGAAATTACTTCTGTGAATCAGCAATATCTTCAGGAAGATAACTTACAATTGCAAATCATGTCGCGTGGTTTTGGATGGCTTGATACGGGCATCCATGAAGCCTTGACAGAAGCCACAGAATTTGTAAAAGCTGTGGAAAAAAGAACAGGATTGAAGATTGCTTGTTTAGAGGAAGTAGCCTTTAGGATGTGCTATATTGATGAAAAAAAATTTAATTCACTTCATATTTTGAACGGAAAAGGTTCATACTCCGATTACTAA
- a CDS encoding DegT/DnrJ/EryC1/StrS family aminotransferase, giving the protein MDVGSSFLPSEVIAAFLWAQFENIQDIQKRRCTIWNTYYNELTSWAEKHEIRMPFVPDFASNNAHMFYLVCKDVEQRTRLIDRLKSNSILAVFHYISLHKSPFYEGKHDGRNLPESDRYTDCLVRLPMYYDLEQEQQELIIKVLLDEK; this is encoded by the coding sequence GTGGATGTAGGTTCTTCGTTTTTACCCTCTGAAGTTATTGCTGCTTTTTTATGGGCACAATTCGAGAATATCCAAGATATTCAAAAACGCAGATGCACTATCTGGAATACCTATTACAATGAACTTACGTCATGGGCTGAAAAACATGAAATAAGAATGCCTTTTGTTCCTGATTTTGCTTCAAATAATGCCCATATGTTTTATTTGGTTTGTAAAGATGTTGAACAGCGGACTAGGTTAATTGATAGGTTAAAGTCAAATAGTATTTTGGCTGTTTTCCATTATATCAGTTTACATAAGAGCCCTTTTTATGAAGGCAAACACGATGGTAGAAATTTGCCTGAATCAGATAGATACACTGATTGTTTGGTAAGGTTGCCCATGTATTATGATTTGGAACAAGAACAGCAAGAATTAATTATCAAAGTACTTTTGGATGAAAAATAA
- a CDS encoding EpsG family protein: protein MKNTTFTKQQFFVLWLINPFISALMLLRNMKGVSSMGPYLLISFFFGFSFVMAPNSGADSTRYAQELKQLYDSKVSFDAYFSQIYSEESSKLDIYQPLLTWLVSQFTGNYQWLFGIYAIVFGFFWFKAIRMARSLLPDRLSLFFVLLILLFAFINPIWSINGVRMWTAVGIFFYGLLLLHFMNNKKGYVFVVLPIFVHFSLVLALALYLVYRLLPTKNFLLLYGIYVLTFFIGEMDLGVIRTYFKLLPGFVQSRQSYLGDEYAEG from the coding sequence TTGAAAAACACCACCTTTACTAAGCAACAGTTTTTTGTTTTATGGTTGATTAATCCATTTATCAGCGCATTGATGCTATTGAGAAACATGAAAGGAGTATCCTCTATGGGACCTTATTTATTGATTTCATTTTTTTTTGGGTTTTCTTTTGTGATGGCCCCGAACTCTGGAGCGGATTCAACGCGTTACGCACAAGAATTAAAGCAGTTGTATGATAGCAAAGTTTCATTTGATGCTTATTTTTCTCAGATATATAGCGAAGAAAGTTCAAAATTGGATATTTATCAACCACTGCTTACATGGCTCGTGAGTCAATTCACTGGAAACTACCAATGGTTGTTCGGGATTTACGCCATAGTGTTCGGATTTTTTTGGTTTAAAGCCATACGGATGGCTAGGTCATTATTACCGGATAGGTTGTCTCTATTTTTCGTTCTTTTAATTTTACTTTTTGCTTTTATTAATCCGATTTGGTCTATCAATGGGGTTCGCATGTGGACAGCGGTGGGTATTTTTTTTTACGGTTTGTTGTTGTTACATTTTATGAATAATAAGAAAGGCTATGTATTTGTTGTACTTCCAATATTTGTTCACTTTTCATTAGTTTTAGCTTTAGCTTTGTATCTTGTATATCGCTTACTGCCCACCAAAAACTTTTTGCTTTTATATGGTATTTATGTGCTTACTTTTTTTATTGGTGAAATGGATTTAGGTGTTATTCGAACTTACTTTAAGTTGTTACCTGGTTTTGTTCAATCAAGGCAAAGTTATTTGGGAGATGAATATGCTGAGGGGTAA
- a CDS encoding PglD-related sugar-binding protein → MIKVLAIIGSGHLGQQIAYYAISDGHFDKVVFFDDYNTDSYIKGHKILGTTCNVLNEYKKGNFTDLIIGIGYKHMLKRKLFFEKFKNIIPFASIIHSSCWVDKTAIIEEGCVIYPGCIIEPNVLIKSNTILNISCSIAHDSIIGSHSFFHQE, encoded by the coding sequence ATGATTAAAGTTTTAGCAATAATTGGTTCTGGACATCTTGGACAACAAATTGCATATTACGCAATATCTGATGGCCACTTCGATAAAGTTGTTTTTTTTGATGATTATAACACAGATTCCTATATAAAAGGTCATAAAATATTAGGTACTACATGTAATGTTTTAAATGAATATAAAAAAGGAAATTTTACTGATTTAATTATAGGTATTGGATATAAACATATGTTGAAAAGAAAATTATTTTTTGAAAAATTTAAAAATATTATTCCATTTGCTTCAATAATACACTCTTCTTGCTGGGTAGATAAAACGGCAATAATTGAAGAAGGATGTGTGATTTATCCTGGCTGTATAATTGAACCTAACGTATTAATAAAAAGCAACACTATTTTAAATATTTCTTGTAGCATAGCTCACGATTCAATCATCGGTTCACATTCTTTTTTTCACCAAGAGTAG
- the wecB gene encoding non-hydrolyzing UDP-N-acetylglucosamine 2-epimerase codes for MKITLIAGARPNFMKIAPIIHAIQKVQFDGKDISYRLVHTGQHFDEKMSHTFFTQLNIPEPHVNLNCGGGTQAEQTAAIMVAFEKELMENPTDLVLVVGDVTSTMACSIVAKKLNTKVAHVEAGIRSGDLSMPEEINRIVTDSLTDYFFTTTPWAGGNLLKSGVAADKIFLVGNVMIDTLLANQHKFEAPKFWEDYQLKKKEYFVVTLHRPANVDNADKLKEMIHEITSNVKGLPIVFPMHPRTAKIYKELGISAPNLFIVDPLGYHEFNYLVENALGVITDSGGITEETTVMGVPCITLRDNTERPETIEIGTNELIGTDPKAIKPALEKLLSNQWKKGSIPELWDGKAAERIINYLLNL; via the coding sequence ATGAAAATAACCCTCATCGCTGGAGCCCGCCCCAACTTCATGAAAATCGCCCCTATCATTCACGCTATTCAAAAGGTACAGTTTGATGGTAAAGATATTAGCTACCGTTTGGTACACACAGGTCAGCATTTTGATGAAAAAATGAGCCATACTTTTTTCACTCAATTGAATATTCCGGAACCTCATGTTAATTTAAATTGCGGAGGAGGCACACAAGCCGAACAAACAGCTGCCATTATGGTCGCTTTTGAAAAAGAATTGATGGAAAATCCTACTGATTTGGTATTAGTAGTTGGTGATGTAACCAGTACCATGGCTTGTAGTATTGTGGCTAAAAAGCTCAACACCAAAGTAGCACATGTAGAAGCGGGTATCCGCTCTGGAGACCTGAGTATGCCAGAAGAAATCAATAGAATTGTAACGGATAGCTTAACGGATTATTTTTTTACGACGACACCTTGGGCAGGAGGAAATCTCTTAAAATCTGGTGTTGCAGCAGATAAAATTTTTTTGGTGGGAAATGTAATGATTGATACGCTTTTGGCTAATCAACACAAATTTGAGGCACCTAAGTTTTGGGAGGATTACCAATTAAAGAAAAAAGAGTATTTTGTAGTAACATTGCACCGACCAGCGAATGTAGATAATGCCGACAAACTGAAGGAGATGATTCACGAAATTACATCTAATGTAAAAGGATTACCTATTGTTTTTCCGATGCATCCAAGAACTGCCAAAATTTACAAAGAATTAGGGATTTCTGCACCTAATTTATTTATTGTTGATCCTTTGGGGTATCATGAATTTAACTATTTAGTAGAAAATGCTTTAGGAGTCATAACAGATTCTGGTGGAATTACAGAGGAGACCACGGTAATGGGTGTTCCATGCATTACATTAAGAGACAATACCGAAAGACCAGAGACCATTGAAATTGGAACGAATGAACTCATTGGTACAGATCCCAAAGCCATAAAGCCAGCGTTAGAAAAATTATTGTCTAATCAATGGAAAAAAGGAAGCATACCTGAGTTGTGGGATGGAAAGGCAGCGGAGAGGATAATTAACTATTTGCTAAATCTATAA
- a CDS encoding TDP-N-acetylfucosamine:lipid II N-acetylfucosaminyltransferase — protein MKNKVLHVMIAEKKFTLPLVDFILNELKLDNHRFLIFDNGIKISNESEKVSVIQTPFRNNLTRNFLLYRKLINNSDKIILHSLHFLNLLLFFPFKWKIISWVIHGADLYGRLNKSKQSIFEKLVISYFDRHITHIEGDARLANEVFGSNAKFHYSPMYLSNVVETANFRISNLKDSDYTLLLGNSLSKNNNHIAVLKKLKAHDNQLSKIICPLSYGNDLAYRDEVIGLGLKLFGEKFQPLTEFMPRTEYEKLLETVDIALFDHWRQEAMGVTLSLLALGKTVYMRSATESFKSLINRGFKVFDNQILFEEGIRQQDVILNKKLLEKYYGIQTLKQSIKSL, from the coding sequence ATGAAAAATAAAGTATTGCATGTAATGATTGCGGAGAAAAAATTTACACTACCCTTAGTAGATTTTATTCTAAATGAATTGAAGCTTGATAATCATAGGTTTTTGATTTTTGATAATGGTATTAAAATAAGTAATGAAAGCGAAAAAGTTTCGGTTATTCAGACGCCTTTTAGAAATAATCTCACAAGAAATTTTTTGTTATACAGGAAATTGATCAATAATTCTGATAAAATTATTTTACACAGCTTACACTTTCTAAATTTACTTTTATTTTTTCCATTTAAATGGAAAATAATCTCATGGGTAATTCACGGTGCTGATTTATATGGAAGATTAAATAAATCGAAACAATCAATATTTGAAAAATTAGTAATCAGTTATTTCGACAGGCATATTACACATATTGAGGGAGACGCAAGGTTAGCTAATGAAGTGTTTGGTTCAAATGCTAAATTTCATTATTCCCCAATGTACCTGAGTAATGTTGTTGAAACAGCGAATTTTAGAATTTCAAATTTAAAAGACTCTGATTATACATTGCTTTTGGGAAACAGTCTGAGTAAAAATAATAATCATATTGCTGTATTAAAAAAACTTAAGGCTCACGATAACCAATTAAGTAAAATTATTTGTCCTTTAAGTTATGGAAATGACTTAGCATATAGAGATGAGGTAATTGGTTTGGGACTGAAGCTATTTGGAGAAAAATTTCAACCATTAACCGAATTTATGCCTCGTACTGAGTATGAAAAATTACTCGAAACAGTAGATATAGCATTATTTGATCATTGGCGTCAAGAAGCGATGGGAGTAACACTATCTTTACTAGCCTTAGGTAAAACTGTATATATGAGAAGCGCCACAGAATCTTTTAAATCACTTATAAATAGAGGTTTTAAGGTTTTTGATAATCAAATATTATTTGAAGAAGGTATCAGACAACAAGATGTTATATTAAATAAAAAATTGCTTGAAAAGTATTATGGTATACAAACTCTGAAGCAATCAATAAAATCTCTTTAA
- a CDS encoding ATP-grasp domain-containing protein gives MGASYLQVPLIKKANEMGLETHVFAWEEGAIGKDIADYFYPISILDKVAILERFKKIDIHGITTIATDIAMPTVNFIANELHLVGNSLKATLISTDKYEMRKALSSKNIPCPRFSFYEVNSFKNNEVFEFPLIVKPTDRSGSRGVTKVNDIIGANIAIRKALDNSINKRVIVEEFIDGMREFSVECISYKGDIYPLAVTDKVTTGAPYFCELEHHQPAQITDELKTRIFQLTINSLKALGLENGASHTEIILDKNDNLHVVEVAGRMGVILLVVI, from the coding sequence TTGGGTGCGAGTTATTTGCAAGTTCCATTAATAAAGAAAGCAAATGAAATGGGCTTAGAAACGCACGTTTTTGCTTGGGAAGAGGGCGCTATTGGTAAGGATATAGCGGATTATTTTTATCCAATTTCAATATTGGATAAAGTTGCAATCTTAGAAAGATTTAAAAAGATTGATATTCATGGAATTACAACCATTGCAACAGATATTGCAATGCCAACGGTAAACTTCATTGCAAATGAGCTTCATTTAGTTGGTAATTCATTAAAAGCAACTTTAATTTCTACCGACAAGTATGAAATGAGAAAAGCCTTGTCATCAAAAAACATTCCTTGCCCAAGATTTAGTTTTTATGAAGTAAATAGTTTTAAAAATAATGAAGTTTTTGAATTTCCTCTTATTGTTAAGCCAACCGATAGATCAGGCTCTCGTGGTGTCACAAAAGTTAATGATATTATTGGAGCGAATATAGCAATAAGAAAAGCTTTAGATAATTCAATTAATAAAAGAGTAATTGTTGAAGAGTTTATAGATGGTATGAGAGAATTTTCAGTTGAATGTATTAGCTACAAAGGAGATATCTATCCTTTAGCAGTTACGGATAAAGTTACAACAGGAGCTCCCTATTTTTGTGAACTTGAACACCATCAACCAGCTCAAATAACAGACGAATTGAAAACGAGAATATTTCAATTAACTATTAATTCTCTCAAAGCCTTGGGTCTAGAAAATGGAGCATCACATACCGAAATAATTTTAGATAAAAATGATAATCTTCATGTTGTAGAAGTAGCAGGAAGAATGGGGGTGATTTTATTGGTAGTCATCTAG
- a CDS encoding glycosyltransferase family protein: protein MKNKKILIITGAFYPAQSPRSFRATELAKEFCRQGHQVTVMAPFREGTDKLAQEYGFQYKSLGILNWRIFNFKSLGVVGRLYNKVVNRVLPLLFEYPMMELFYKVRKALKQEKNSYDLMISIAVPYSIHWGIASVWKTSGNNVAKKWFADCGDPYCLQENDTFQSPFYFKLVEKWFMRKADYITVPTVNSFKGYFPEFHSKLRVIPQGFRFEDIEKRETINDGILRFGYGGAFIPGRRDPREFIAFLTSLPKSLKFEFHIFTSTPQFVLPFVGDDIRILVHHPINRKELLATLSSFQFVVNFANKGTAQTPSKLIDYVIIGKPILNIETGSLDAEIIKQFLQGIYANALQLENVDKYKIENIVHLFLKLV, encoded by the coding sequence ATGAAAAATAAAAAAATATTAATCATCACTGGCGCCTTTTACCCTGCACAAAGTCCGAGATCATTTCGTGCTACGGAGTTGGCCAAAGAATTCTGTCGACAAGGACATCAGGTAACGGTTATGGCACCCTTCAGAGAGGGTACGGATAAATTGGCTCAGGAATATGGTTTTCAGTATAAGTCTTTAGGAATCTTAAACTGGCGCATATTTAACTTTAAAAGTTTAGGCGTAGTAGGCAGATTATACAACAAGGTGGTTAATCGCGTTTTGCCCTTACTTTTTGAATACCCTATGATGGAGTTGTTTTATAAGGTACGGAAGGCTTTAAAACAGGAAAAAAATAGCTATGACCTAATGATTTCTATTGCTGTACCTTATTCAATACACTGGGGCATAGCATCTGTTTGGAAAACGAGTGGCAATAATGTGGCAAAAAAATGGTTTGCTGATTGTGGAGATCCCTATTGTTTGCAAGAAAATGATACATTCCAGTCACCATTCTATTTTAAGTTGGTTGAAAAATGGTTTATGAGGAAAGCCGACTACATTACTGTACCCACAGTAAATTCTTTCAAAGGCTATTTCCCCGAATTTCACTCTAAACTCCGCGTTATACCCCAGGGTTTTCGCTTTGAAGATATTGAAAAACGTGAAACCATAAATGATGGTATTCTTCGCTTTGGTTATGGAGGTGCATTTATTCCGGGTAGAAGAGATCCGAGAGAGTTTATAGCATTTTTAACCTCTTTACCCAAGAGTTTAAAATTCGAATTTCACATATTTACATCTACTCCACAATTTGTGTTACCCTTTGTAGGTGATGATATACGAATTCTGGTTCACCATCCCATTAATCGCAAAGAACTACTAGCGACATTATCTTCTTTTCAGTTTGTTGTTAACTTTGCCAACAAAGGTACGGCTCAAACCCCAAGTAAATTGATTGACTATGTCATAATAGGAAAGCCTATCTTAAATATTGAAACGGGAAGTTTAGATGCCGAAATTATCAAGCAATTTTTACAAGGCATTTATGCGAATGCATTACAGTTGGAAAACGTTGATAAGTACAAAATTGAAAATATTGTTCATTTGTTCCTAAAATTAGTTTAG